The window AGGTGACGTTCTGGCCGGTCGAGTTGACCCCGATGACCGGGATGTTGGCGTCCTTCGCCCGGGCGTACGCGCCCTCCATGGCGCCCGCGTCGAGTGCCCACAGGCCGATTCCGGCGACGTTCTGCTGGATCATGGTCTGCACGTTGGACACCTGCGCGTCGGGCGAGAGGTTCGCGTCCACGACGCTCACGGTCCAGCCGAGTTCCTTCGCGGCGAGATTGAGGCCATCGGTGAGCAGCGCCTGGCTCGGTTGGGAGGCGACCGGGCTGGAGTAGCCGATCTTCAGCCCGCTCGTGCCACCGGGCGACTCGGGGTCGTCGGCATCGCCGCAGGCGGCGGTGACGGCCAGGACAGCGACGGCGCCAAGGGCGATCACGGGGGTCAGTTTCCGTCGGGAAATGCGCATGGTTGTACCTCCAGAGGGGTGCAGATCGCCGTGCTGCCGGATCGGCCCGGCACCATCAGCGCGGTGAGGCAAAGTCGGTGGTGACTGGTCGGCCGGTCAAGGTCGGCGTCATGGACCGGACCAGGGCGGACGCGGTCCGCTCGGCCAGCGCCATGACAGTGATCATCGGATTGACGCCGGGCGCGGTCGGCAGCGCGGATGCGTCACCGATCCAGACCCCAGCGGTGTCGTGCAACTGGCCCCAGCCGTCGGCCACCGAGGTGGCCGGGTCGGCACCGAGCCGGCAGGAGCCCATCTGGTGGGCCGAGAAAGCGGTGTGGTCGCCGATCGGCGAGTCGGCCAGCCGGCTCAGATACGCCTCGAAGTCCTCGCCGCGTCGCCAACGCTTGTCACTCCAATGGAAGGTGAAGATCTCGATGGCCCCGGCCGCACGGTGCATGCGGGCCAGTTCGGTATGCGCGCGGACGGCGATCTCGTGGTCGACCGGGTCGTCGAGGTTCCAGTGCACCGCCGCCCGGCCGTCGGCGTCCAGGTACACCTGCCCGCTGCCGTGGTCGTGCGACACGCCGTGCCAGGTGGCGTAGTAAGGCAGGTTCCGTAACTGGTCGCGGGTGGTCCGGCCGTCCACGAACGGCGACTGGCCGGCCCATGTGCCGGGGTTGAGGGCCAGGCTCTCCACCAGGAACCCGCCGCCCCTCACGACCTGGGTCAGGTCGAAGCTGACCGCCGACTGGATCTGGCCGTGCCAGGCCTGGATCGGCTCCTCGTACCGGCCGGTGACGATCCACGCGGGGTGCAGGGTCAGGTGACGGCCGACGGCGGGGCCGCCGATGCCCGAGCGCAGCAGCACCGCAGGCGACTCGATGCCACCGGCGGCCAGCACGACGGTCCGAGCGCCGACGGTGAGCGCGCACGGTCCGGTATCGGTGGCGGCGGTCGCCTCGACGCCGGTGGCCCGCCCGCCCGCGGTGGTGATCCGGTCGACGTGGGCACCGGTGACGATGCGGGCGCCGGCGTCCACCGCGTCCCGCAGGTACGTGTGCAGCGTCGACCGCTTGCTGCCCTGCTGGCACCCGGCGTTGCAGTAGCCGCAGAGCCCGGAGTCGTCGTCCGGTGCCGCGTTGCGGGGCAGCCGCTCGTGACGGTAACCCAGCGATGCCAGCCCGGTGATCATCGCCCGGGTGTTGGCGTTGTACGTGGTGGCGTCAGTGTTCACCCCGATCCGGTCCCAGACCAGGTCGGTGAACCTGTCGAAGTCCGGCCCGTCCAGGCCGGTGAGCCCCTGTTCGGTCCACAACTCCCGGATGTGCTGCGGGGTACGCAGACA is drawn from Micromonospora sp. Llam0 and contains these coding sequences:
- a CDS encoding GMC family oxidoreductase, with the translated sequence MTTEIVRAVCDTFAPSLTAPDGADEATVTYYRDGAAARGIDAAVATAVGSLDALTRGAVADLVTRLGPAFAQASLETRTATLRAVADESMRLRLAVRQLKAMTLATFVGAVDDSGVNPTWPALGYPGPGSAPPNTPKTLPVLPLPAGTASLDADVVVIGSGAGGSIVAARAAQAGLSVLVLEAAQYRNEADFRQIDSLGAAMFLRGGSMWSTSGQMGLLAGATLGGGTVINSMVCLRTPQHIRELWTEQGLTGLDGPDFDRFTDLVWDRIGVNTDATTYNANTRAMITGLASLGYRHERLPRNAAPDDDSGLCGYCNAGCQQGSKRSTLHTYLRDAVDAGARIVTGAHVDRITTAGGRATGVEATAATDTGPCALTVGARTVVLAAGGIESPAVLLRSGIGGPAVGRHLTLHPAWIVTGRYEEPIQAWHGQIQSAVSFDLTQVVRGGGFLVESLALNPGTWAGQSPFVDGRTTRDQLRNLPYYATWHGVSHDHGSGQVYLDADGRAAVHWNLDDPVDHEIAVRAHTELARMHRAAGAIEIFTFHWSDKRWRRGEDFEAYLSRLADSPIGDHTAFSAHQMGSCRLGADPATSVADGWGQLHDTAGVWIGDASALPTAPGVNPMITVMALAERTASALVRSMTPTLTGRPVTTDFASPR